GCAAACCATACTGATATAAGTATTCATCTGACCTACAGACACAGTATGCAGGACTGGGCAGCTAACCCTGAACAAGATAAAGAAGATAAGGAGAAAGAGGATGAGGAGAAAGAGAACAAGATTGAAGCTGATGATCCCGAGGAGTTACAGAAGGCACGCAACTGGGACGAATGGAAGGATGGTGGGTAGTCATGCAGGCagtgtgtttgttttgtgttaggactcgcacaactaaataatttactattatATGTTTACCAGCGACCCCGTCCCTtcattcgctcgtttgaagttcaaatggatgaccttgaccttgaacaaAAGTTTTTATCagataaatgttgtttttgtataggtttaatgcCATATAAGAGCACatgggtactcgaaagacagtaaccctgacatttacaGTGCACTGGGGAATTCCCGTCATTTTACACCTCAAATCCTACGTCGTTCTATATTCAGTAgaagtgtatatttttgatttttcaaatctcaagaccctactctttattcccatatatagaaagtacccatttcctatgttatttactcaggaaaacagctacaaacctaagaaacacatttttctcAGGGACTTGGTTCCGGTGAActaccagctgattggctgatttagttgtgcgagtcctttaTAGAAACAAAGAATGTGTACATGCTATGTATCTAATTATTCTAACACAATGCatcatataaaacaatgaaatgaaGTTATTGGTCTGAATGTTTACGATAAGAATCACTGGTTGTACTTTATCTAACTTATCGTAAAGGTATATTGTAACATGTGCCTGAATCACTTAAAAATTagtcaacaatatatatatataaaaaaaaggattattttggtaaaaaatacttttcagtTCTGCTCACAAATTTTTATTACATCTTTTTTTCCAGAACATAGAAGAGGATGGGGCAATAGAAAGAACATGGGATGAAAAGACATGTCCATTTCTTAAATATAAAACTGATGTCCTGTCTGTGATGAGGAAAAACTGTTGGATCAAGGACAAGGATCAAGATATGGAGACATGAGATTTAAGATTGTGGACTAGGACATGAACTGTCATCTACGTCAACAGGACGTCTGTTGTTAGATCTAGGATATAGTGTGTAGTCCATGTCAACAGGACGTCTGATGTTAGATCTAGGACTAGGGTATGGTGTGTAGTCCATGACAACAGGACGTCTGATGTTAGATCTAGGACTAGGGTATGGTGTGTAGTCCATGACAACAGGACGTCTGATGTTAGATCTAGGACTAGGGTATGGTGTGTAGTCCATGACAACAGGACGTCTGATGTTAGATCTAGGACTAGGGTATGGTGTGTAGTCCATGACAACAGGACGTCTGATGTTAGATCTAGGACTAGGGTATGGTGTGTAGTCCATGACAACAGGACGTCTGATGTTAGATCTAGGACTAGGGTATGGTGTGTAGTCCATGACAACAGGACGTCTGATGTTAGATCTAGGGTATGGTGTGTAGTCCATGTCAACAGGACGTCTGATGTTAGATCTAGGACTAGGGTATGGTGTGTAGTCCATGACAACAGGACGTCTGATGTTAGGACTAGGGTATGGTGTGTAGTCCATGTCAACAGGACGTCTGATGTTAGATCTAGGACTAGGGTATGGTGTGTAGTCCATGTCAGCAGGACGTCTGATGTTAGATATAGGACTAGGGTATGGTGTGTTGTCCATGACAACAGGACGTCTGATGTTAGATCTAGGACTAGGGTATGGTGTGTAGTCCATGACAACAGGACGTCTGATGTTAGATCTAGGACTAGGGTATGGTGTGTAGTCCACGTCAACAGGACGTCTGATGTTAGATCTAGGACTAGGGTATGGTGTGTAGTCCATGTCAACAGGACGTCTGATGTTAGATCTAGGACTAGGGTATGGTGTGTAGTCCATGTCAGCAGGACGTCTGATGTTAGGACTAGGGTATGGTGTGTTGTCCATGACAAGAGGACGTCTGATGTTAGATCTAGGTAATGGTGTGTAGTCCATGACAACAGGACGTCCGATGTTAGATCTAGGACTAGGTTATGGTGTGTAGTCCATGACAAGAGGACGTCTGATGTTAGATCTAGGTAATGGTGTGTAGTCCATGACAACAGGACGTCTGATGTTAGATCTAGGACTAGGTTAT
The window above is part of the Pecten maximus chromosome 2, xPecMax1.1, whole genome shotgun sequence genome. Proteins encoded here:
- the LOC117343444 gene encoding extensin-like produces the protein MDNTPYPSPNIRRPADMDYTPYPSPRSNIRRPVDMDYTPYPSPRSNIRRPVDVDYTPYPSPRSNIRRPVVMDYTPYPSPRSNIRRPVVMDNTPYPSPISNIRRPADMDYTPYPSPRSNIRRPVDMDYTPYPSPNIRRPVVMDYTPYPSPRSNIRRPVDMDYTPYPRSNIRRPVVMDYTPYPSPRSNIRRPVVMDYTPYPSPRSNIRRPVVMDYTPYPSPRSNIRRPVVMDYTPYPSPRSNIRRPVVMDYTPYPSPRSNIRRPVVMDYTPYPSPRSNIRRPVDMDYTLYPRSNNRRPVDVDDSSCPSPQS